Part of the Corynebacterium efficiens YS-314 genome is shown below.
TTCACCCGTGAACGGGCGCTGTTCACGGGAATACAAAGAGTCTTACCGAGACTGACGGTGCGGAAATGACAAATCTCTAAGGGGCTGAAGGATAATTTGCCATTCAGGGTGGGAATTAGGGTGATTCTGAAGTCGGAACTTCGGTCGGTTTCGGGTTAAGCAAAACTCTTTGGCATAGCGCTCACCTGATATTCTTCACCTGTCGCGAGCTCGATGCAGGATTAGCTGATAGTGGCCAGCAGCTCGATGCAGGCCTTCTCGCAGCGGCGGCAGGCCTCCGCGCACAGCCGGCAGTGCTCATCGTGGTCGGCGTGGCGCTCGCATTCCTCGGCGCAGGCGGCGCACGCGGCGATGCAGGCGTTGAGCTGGGCGCGGACCACGGTCAGGTTGCTGCCCGTGCGCCGGCTGAGCACGGCGACGGTGGTGGCGCAGATGTCGGCGCAATCCAGGTCGGTGCGGATGCAGTTGCGCATCTCGGCCACCGCGTCCTCGGCCAGGCAGGCGTCGGCGCAGGCGGTGCAGGTCTGGGCGCAGGCGCCCGCGGCCTCCAGGACCTCAGCGAGCTTGTCGACGTCGAGACCATCCGTAGGGTTGGGGTGTGCGGTGATCATGGCGTGGATGTTGTTCATGGTGCCTCCTCAGGGGGTCGGTCGTTGGTGTCGGGGTTTTCACCGCCCGAGGGTAGCGAAAAGCCGCGGTGGGGCACAGTGGCTACGCTGACTTCACCTGTCGTTCACCGCAAACTCATGGTCTAGATATTTATAACCTCATCAATTCATATAGAGATCACCATTCCGACACCTGGGTCTCCTAACATTCCCTCTCGTGTCCACAACTCTTCTTGAGCCGGAAGTGGACGATCTCAGAAAGAAAGCCAAACGTTCCCGCAGGAACGAGTGGTGGTTGGCTGCTGTCCTGTTGGCGCCCAACCTGCTGCTCCTGGCCCTTTTCACCTATCGTCCCCTTCTGGACAACTTCCGTCTGTCCTTCTTCAGTTGGAACATCTCCTCACCGACCTCCACCTTCATCGGGCTGGACAACTACATTGAGTTCTTCACCCGCGCGGACACCGCGCAGGTGGTGCTCAACACCGTGGTGTTCACCTTCTTCGCGGTCGCCGGTTCGATGTTCTTCGGCCTGGCTCTGGCAATGCTGCTGGATCAGAAACTCCGGGGCCGGAACTTCGTCCGGTCCATGGTGTTCGCGCCGTTCGTGATCTCCGGTGCCGCCGTCGGTGTGGCGTTCCAATTCGTCTTCGACCCCAATTTCGGCCTCGTGCAGGATCTGCTCGGCCGCCTCGGGGTGGATACGCCCAACTTCTACCAGGACCCCAACTGGGCCATGTTCATGGTGACCTTCACCTTCATCTGGAAGAACCTGGGCTACTCCTTCGTCATCTACCTCGCCGCCCTGCAGGGGCTCAACCGGGACCTCGCGGAGGCGGCCGCTGTCGACGGTGCCAGTGCGTGGACCAGATTCTGGCGCGTCACCCTGCCGCAGCTGCGCCCCACCACCTTCTTCCTGTCCATCACCGTGCTGCTCAGCTCCGTGCAGGTCTTCGACATCATCCACACGATGACCAGGGGCGGCCCGCTGGGCAACGGAACCACGACACTGGTGTACCAGGTCTATACCGAGACCTTCACCAACTACCGGGCCGGATACGGCGCGACGGTGTCCACCATCCTCTTCCTCACCCTCCTGATCATCACCGCCATCCAGGTCC
Proteins encoded:
- a CDS encoding four-helix bundle copper-binding protein is translated as MNNIHAMITAHPNPTDGLDVDKLAEVLEAAGACAQTCTACADACLAEDAVAEMRNCIRTDLDCADICATTVAVLSRRTGSNLTVVRAQLNACIAACAACAEECERHADHDEHCRLCAEACRRCEKACIELLATIS
- a CDS encoding carbohydrate ABC transporter permease, whose translation is MSTTLLEPEVDDLRKKAKRSRRNEWWLAAVLLAPNLLLLALFTYRPLLDNFRLSFFSWNISSPTSTFIGLDNYIEFFTRADTAQVVLNTVVFTFFAVAGSMFFGLALAMLLDQKLRGRNFVRSMVFAPFVISGAAVGVAFQFVFDPNFGLVQDLLGRLGVDTPNFYQDPNWAMFMVTFTFIWKNLGYSFVIYLAALQGLNRDLAEAAAVDGASAWTRFWRVTLPQLRPTTFFLSITVLLSSVQVFDIIHTMTRGGPLGNGTTTLVYQVYTETFTNYRAGYGATVSTILFLTLLIITAIQVRYMDRGARK